The DNA segment AGATCCGGCCCTCCACTCCTCGTCCAGGGGCGATCACTCAGCGTGCTACTGGACGGCTGTGGACAGAACACCGTGTCGGGTAGCCAGGGGCGGCTGCCGTGACCGGGCCCGCTGGTTCGCTGCGGCGGATCGACAAGCTGATTCAGGAGTTTCGCCGCAGGGCGGGGATGACGCAGCAGCAGGCAGCGGAACTGGCCGGGGTGAGCCTCGCCGGACTACGTGACCTCGAACAGGGCAGGGTCGCCAAGCCGAGGGTCGCGACGCTGCGCAGGCTCGCGACCGCGCTCGCGCTGTCCGCCGACGAAACCGACGAACTCATCGGGCTCTCGCTGAACACTCAGATCCCGGGCTACGACCTGTGGGTCCAGGTACTCGGCCCGCTGTCGGCCCAGGTCGCCGGTGCCGCCGTCGATCCTGGTTCGGCACGCCGGAGGATGCTGCTCGGACTGCTGGCACTCGCCCCGAACGAACCCGTCGCCCGCGATTCGCTGCTGGAATGGTTGTGGGACTCGGAACCGCCGGAGACCGCGGTCGCGCTGTTGCAGACCGACGTGTCCCGGCTGCGCCGCAGACTGCTGCCCCGCAAACCGGATGCCTCAGCCAACAGGCTCGTGATCGCCACCCAGTCCGGATACCAGCTCACCCTTGGCGACCAGCAACTCGACCTGCTGGCTTTCCGCAAGCTGGCCTCGGCTGCCGCCGAGTCGCGTAAGCAGGGTGATCTGGTCGGTGCGTGTGAGCAGTTCAAACAAGCGGTGAACCTCTGGCGCGGCGAACCGCTGACGAACCTGCCCGCGCTGCGCGTGCACCCCGCCACGGTCGCCCTCGGCCGCGAACGCCAAGCCCTCGTCCTCGACTACGCCAGCACCGCCGGCGAACTCGGCCGCCACAGCGAAGTACTGCCCTTCCTCCGCGACGTCGCCGAATCCGACCCACTCCACGAAAACATCCACGCCGCACTCATGATCGCCCTCGCCGGCAGCGGACAACAAGCCGCCGCCCTATCGGTCTTCACCGACCTACGCAACCGCCTCGCCACCGAACTCGGCGCCGACCCCGGCCACGAACTCGCCCAAGCACACCAACGCGTCCTCCGCCACGACCTCACCCGCAGCGAACAACCCGCCACCGCCACCCGCGCCCACCGCCAACTCCCCCGCGACATCGCCGACTTCACCGGCCGCGAAACCGAACTCTCCGTCCTCCAAGCCCGCGCCGCCCGCAACGCCGAACACCACACCGCCACCACCATCGCCAACATCGTCGGCATGGCAGGCGTCGGCAAAACCCGCCTCGCCGTCCGCCTAGCCCACCAACTCCTCGCCGCAGGCAAATACGGCGACCAGCAACTCTACGTCGACCTCCACGGCCACGCACCCCAACCACCCGCCGACCCCAACACCGTGCTGGCCTCCTTCCTGCACCTCCTCGACGTCCCCGGCGATCAGATCCCGCAAGACCTCGACAGCAGGGCCGCCCTCTACCGCGACCGCCTCCACGGCAAGAACGCACTGGTACTGCTCGACAACGCCGCCACAGCCGAGCAGGTACTCCCCCTCCTCCCAGCCGGGGCAACCCACCTCGTCCTGGTCACCAGCCGCAGAACGCTCGCCCTCGACGGCACCCACACCCTCCCCCTCGACGTCCTCAGCCCCACCGACGCCAAAGCACTCCTCGTCCAGATCGTCGGACCCCAACGCGTCAACGCCGAACCCACCGGAGCCCGCGACGTCGTCGAACTCTGCGGCCGACTCCCCCTCGCGGTCGCACTGGTCGCCCACCGCCTCCAAGCACGACCCGCGTGGAGATTCGAAGACCTCGCCCTCCGCCTCCACGAAGCAAGCGACCGCATGAGCGAACTCGCCGCCGGAACCCGCCGAGTCCGCGCCGCCTTCGACCTCTCCTACCAAGCACTCACCACCGAAGCACAAACCGTGTTCCGACTCCTCGGCCTCCACCCCGGCGAGGACTTCACCGCCGCGTCGACGGCCGCGCTGGCCGGACACACCCCCACCCACACCCGACGAGTCCTCGACCACCTCGTCGACGAACACCTCGTCATGGTCACCAACGGCGACCGCTACCGCCTCCACGACCTACTCAAGGACTACGCCCGCGACCTCATCAGCGCCGAGGACATCGGCTACCGCAGGAAAGCGCTGCGCAGGCTGCTCCGCTGGTTCTCGCACTCCGCGGTAGCGGCGCGGGCGCGGCTGCTTCCCGACGACCCGCTCTTGTTGCCCGCGTGGAGTGAGGGCGCGGAGCATCTTCCCATCTTCGCCAACGAGGACGCGGCCTTCCGCTGGCTGGAGGCGGAAAGCGCGACGCTCGTGAGCGCGCTGCCCGCCGCGCTCGAACACGGGCTCCCCGGGGCCGCGTGGCGGCTCTCCGTCGCGTTGCAGGCTCATTTCCGGTTCACGAGCGATCGGAGTGTGTGGCTGGACGTCGCCAAGACCGGGCTGGCGGCGGCGAGGGCTGCCGAAAACAAGCAGGGCGAGGGCTGGACGCTCAACGACCTCGGCGTCGCCTATGCCGAGACCGGCGACATGGACAGGGCGGCCGAGTTGTTCGCCGAGTCGATCGCGATCCGCACCGAACTCGGGGAATTGCAGACTCTCGGGCGGGTGCTCGGCAACTCCGCGATCGTGCACGCGTTCAAGGACGAGTTCGCAACCGCCATCAGCGAGTTCGAGCGGGCTCGCGAGATCGCGAGGGACGTCGGCGACGTCTTCTTCGAGATCGGAGTGGTGAACAACCTCGGCGAGACCTACCAGAGAGCAGGCCGCTACGACGAGGCGATCGCACAATTCCGCGAGGGCATCGCGATGTCCGACAAAGCGGGGCACACGCGCAACAGAGCGCTCAGCCTGCACGGGCTCGGTAGCGCGTTGGCCCGGCTCGGGCACCACTCCGAGGCGATGGAGCCGTTGCGGGAAGCCATCGACATCCACCACAGGGCGAAGTCGAGGGCCGACGAGGCGGAAACCTTGCAGACGCTCGGCAACGTCCTGCGTGAACTGGGTGACGAGGCCGGCGCGATCGGCTGCTGGGAACAGGCGCTGACCCTGCTCGAACAGATCGCGCACTCCAGGGCGGCCGAGGTACGGAAGCTGCTCGACAACGCCGTGCTCAGCGCGTAGTCCTCGACGAGGGCGTGCCCCGCGGATACCACCGCAGGCACACTTGTGTCTACAGTGGACTAATCCGGCCTGCCGCCGATGCCGGGCGGCGTCAGGGGTGGTGGCCGCAGGAACGGCGGCGGCTTCTCCTCGCTCGCCGTGCGGAACGACCACGGGGTCCGGTCGATCTCGCGGGAGAGGCCCGCCTTGTCGGCGAGCGCGACGTAATCGGGGTAGATCTTCTCGGCGATCAGTTCGTTCAGGCCGTCCAGGATCTCGTAGATCATCTGGGCGCGCAGCGGCGAGATGGGCTTACCGTCCCAGTTCGCCAGCAGGTTCAGCAGGTCACCGACAAGCACGCCCCGCTTCTGGTACCAAGCTCGGGTCGCGGAAGTGGTGTAGGCCGATCCCGCGGCGATGGCGATAGGCAGCACCAGCCCACCCGGCTGGAAAGGGCCTTCCTTCGTGACATCCAGAATGCCACGTCGCACCACACCGGCAGCCCCAGCCATCCCCAATTCCCACGACGACAGCGTGGCCAGCCCCGGTATACCGATCGAGATCTTGTGGAACCCCTCGGCGAGAACTCCCAGTGCCGCGAGCAGTTCGGGATACCCGGCGGCCGCGTCGGCGGCGCTGACGGCAGCGACCGCGTTCGAATCGACGTTGTTGGGCCACACCCTGGTGGGCTCTCCCGGAACAGGGGCGACGAACCGCACGAACATCTCGTGCGGATGCTGTCCCAGCAGGGCCGCGCCGATGTTGCCCGGACCCGGCCGCCGGATCTTGTCGACGAGCAGTCTCGCCTCCCTGTCCCCGATCAGCTCGACCTTCCTGACGTGGGGAATCTTGCCGGCCAGCTCACCGCTCTCGACGAGCTCACGGAATCCTTCGATATTCCAGGACCCCTCACCGCTTTCCCGTTCGAGCAGATCGCGGTACCAGGCCCGGTCGGCTTCCGTGACGAACTCGGGATGCCGTTCATGCAGTTCGGCTGTCGCCCGCACGAACCGCAAAGTCCTGGCGATCGCGATCCGCACGTAGTCGTCCATCATGCGGCCGGTCGGGGTCTTGGTGTCCACCGGAACGAGCCCGCCGTCGATTCCCTTCGCCGCACTCTCGCGGGGAGCCTTCGCGCCGAACGCGGCATCGACGAGTGCCTGCAAGAAGCGGAACGCGTCGCTGCCGGCGGAGGTCCGCGCCTGCGATCGCTGTTGTTCGGTCGCGGTGGGGTCCTGACCGGTGACGAGGTAGGAATAAAGCGCGTTGGGCCCCCCTTCCGGCAGGGTCGTCCAGCCTGCCTGCCTGACCACCTGGCCGACGGCGATCGGCTGTAACCTTCCCTCCCTGTCGATGATCTGGCCGAGCACTTCGCCGAGCCGGGCGTTGCGCTCGCGGGCCGTCGAGTAGCGCGGCAACGCCATCAGCAGCAGCCGGTCGCCCACCCCGTACGTCTTGTGCACGGTGGACGGTGAGAAATCAGTGGGAATATCGGGATCGTGGCTGAGCCGGATGGTGACCTTGACCGCACGATCGAAACGGAATTCCCCTTTTCGCCTTGGTTTGTGCGTCTCGATCACCACGTTCGGCTCACCGGTGGCGGCGTTTTTCTCGACCGCGACGGAACGCACCTGCCGCGCGGTCGCGTGTGCGACGAGGTCCTCGGCAGCCGATTCGAGCAAGGTGCCCGGATCGTCATCCAGCCGCCGCTCCTGCCCGTCAAGGCTCTCCGGGGGGAGGTGCGCCTCGGCTTCTCTCGACATGCGGTCCAGGAGCTCGGTAACGCCAGCCAATGCGGCAACGGCCCGCTCCGCGATGTCCTGCCCGGTCACCGGACCGTCCGGTTTCCCGTCGCCCAGCCGTGCTCTGCGGGCGTCCTCCCAGATCTGTCTCGCCAACGACCATTCACGGAAGTCCTTGTAGCCGGTGAGGGCGATGCTCAGCCGCCAGCCGAAATTTCCGCCGAGCGCCTGCATCACCAGATTGGCTGTTTTGGTGACCAGACCGAATGACAGCGTCACGAGAATCTGCACGAGGAACGGCCAGATCTGGACCAGCACCATCGTCTTCAGGATGATCGCCCGCCACAACAGGCGCGCCTCGAACAATCCGGAGAGCAACTGACCTGACAACGTGTGCCACAGCATGTCGTCGTCGGCATCGGCCAGCCGCGACGAGTGCGGGTACACCACGGTGACCTCAAGTTCGCCCTTGCCACGAGCGAAACCGCGCACCATTCGCTGCGTCGCGTACAGCCCCGTTCCGGCCGCCACCCGGATGTTGATCCGGATCCCCGGCCCCAGAATGAGCCGAATCGTCTCGTTCTCGGCATCCCACCGCGCGTCCCGGGCACTCCCGATCAACTCGCGGTAGCTGCCCTGGTCCAGCAGGTCGGGGGGAAGCGGACGGCCAGGCGTCTCTTCCGCTCCCAGGGCGGCGGCCAGCTCCGGTACAAGCGCCCGGACCCGGGCGTCGATCCGTTTCCGTTGAGTGGGGGTGGCGGGTTCCGACAGCATCTCCGCGGTTTCCGGCAGGTTGATCCCGCGTTCCTCGGCGAAACCGTCCCACTTGCGCACGGAATCGTGTGCTGTCCTGGTGATCCTGCGTAGGCCGGGACCATGATGCCCGCCACGCCAACTCGCCGCCATCCTTCTGGCCTGATCGCTTGCGATGGCGAACTGCCCCTTGTAGGTGTGCGTGAGCGAACCTTGGACCAATGCCATATAACCGAACTGGCCGAGCGCCGCGAGCAGCAGCAGCGGGTCGGCCCCCAGGGTCATGTATCCGAGACCGAAGCCCGCGACGGTACCTGCTATTGCCCCGATGCCCTCATCACGAGCCATCTTGAGGAAAACCGCGGGTGACGGCAGCGGCATCACATATCCGCGGATCTCCCGGCGAATCAGGTCGGTGAGGGCGGCGTCGGCTTCGGCGATCGTCTCATGGCCGGTGTCCAGCACCAGCCTGCGGCTGCCTTCCACCCAGGCGGCGTCTTTGGCCAGTTCACCTGTCTTGACCGCCGCGTCGAATTCCTCAAGCTGGATCGAGAAGGCGGGTTTACGCCAGGGAAAACGGCCGTCGGAAGGGCCCTTCTTCTCCCCGAACCACACATACACCTGGTAGGAGTTGTAGTCGTCCGGTGTGTCAGAGAGCGCCGTGTCAGCCAGAGCGTGGTCCCGCGCGGTGATGCGTCGTTCCGAGGTAGGAACGACGGACACCCACAGCACCGAGTCCTCAGCGGCACCATCGTCGAGCGAATCGCCGAAGTGGAAGTCCTTGGAGAACAACATTCGCCGGGTGCCCTTGTGTTTGAGCAGCCACTCCAACCTGCCGAGCCTGGGATTGGGGTGCTGCTCCAACGTGGTGAGGTGCTCGACGAGCCCGCGGCCGGTGTCGGTGACACTGCCCGCGAATCGCGAATGCGACCACATCCGGTTGAGGAACCGGTGCCTGCGCTCGCTGCCGTAGGTCGTCTCGTTGAGCCCCATGGTGTACAGCAGCCTGCGCGCCTTTTCCTGGTCGTGCACCAACTCCGGGGCATGCTCGGCCAGCACGGAATCGGCGAAGTCCTCCGGGACTTTCCCGTGGTAGCCGTTCTCGGCGAGCGTGACGAGGCCGGTTTCGATGTCGGCCAGCACCGCCGACAGCGTGTCGAAGTAGGCGATGTCGCCCTTCGAGGGCCGCAGGCGCAACGGTGGTTTGGGACGCCGGTCGAACAACACCGGCCATTCCCCCGAAACGCCGGTGTCGAGCAACCGCTCCGGCTGCTCCAGCTCCACCATCCGCTCGCCGTCGTTCTCGACCGAGGGCAGCAATTCCCTTACGTTGTCGGCGATTCTCGCGATGTGCGCGTCGAGGAACAACACCTCCGCAGCGTCCAGGTCGCTGCTCTCGTCGCGGGCCTGTTCCCCCAGCAGGTGCGCGATCTCCAGTGCCTGCCTGGCTTCGGTCAGCTCGGAAGCAAGCCGCCGCAGTCCCGCCGCGAACCGCCGCCTGGCCACCATCCGGTTGTCACCGGCGGGAGCGTCATGACCTTCGGCCAGCTCCTCCAGCGCCGCCACCAGTTCGCGAGCCTGACCGGCCAGCTCCGTTGGCGGCGTGGTTCCGTCAGCACGCAGAATGTGGGCGCTCAGACTCGCGGCGTCGGCGAGCGCCCTTTCGGTGGCGGCCCACCGTTTCGGGAACTCGGTGAAGCGGATCGGTGGTGGCGCGTCCGGGTCGGCGGGCGGCTGTTCTTCCTGGGGTCGCGGCAAGGAGGTCAGGAAACTTAGCGCCGACGCCGCCGACTCCTGTGCCCAGCCGTCCAGTGCGGCCGGAAGGGCGTCGACCGCAGCGCCCAGCATCGCGCCGATGAAACGCGTTGTCCCAGAAGGGACATCGGGAACGGGTGGCACCACGACCCGGACGGGGCTGCTGGGGACGGCGACGAGTTCGGTCGCTCCGGTAGCCAACGACAACCGCGACGACGGCGTGAACACCGGTGGCCGGATCGCTGCCTCCCGCGCGTCCGGATCGACGGTGATCTCGACGTCGACAGCGGTGCCCTGCCACCTGGTCCGCCACCGCAGCGGCGAATCCGTCGGCTGGTACTCCACATCGGAGCGCTCGAAGAACTCGGTCACGGCAGGGGCGATGTCGCTGACCACCGGGCCGTCCAGTCGTGGCAGAGCAGGCAGGGCGTGAGGTTCGAGGACGGCGGGCTTCGGCCCCTCTCGCGCCTCGGCGGGCGAGGGAGTCACGGCGCGTTCGGTCCTGAGCTTCCTCAATGCCGCCTTCGGTCGCGGTGCGCTCCCCAGCTCCGGCGTCGCGGCACCGACCGGTTCGCCGCCGAGCTCCGATACGGGCACGTAGATCACGACGCTGCCGAACCGCCTTCGCCGCTCGCTTGGAGCCGCGACGTCCCGCTTTCTCAACTCGGCGAAGAACGTGGCGGGAACCCGGAACGCGGCGAACTCGCCATCCTTGCCGGAAAGCCCGGTGACCCCCAGGAAATCGGCTTCGTCGACATGCTGTTCCATCCGCGCCGAGACCGTCATCGAATCGGGGCCGGAGAACAACCGGTGCTCCGGAACGGGCAGGGTGGCGTGGATGCCGTCGCGCACGAGGGCCCGGTAACGCTTTTCCAGGTTTTCCTTGCGGAACGTATGATCCAGCCTGGCCATGCTGTACAGCCGCGTCCGCCTGACGTGTCTGCTCCACGCCGTCTTCTTCTCGTAGACGGGGTCGCCGTCCGGCACGAAAGCCGCCGTGGGCACGAGACCGGCCGACTCACTGATGGCCATCACCACTTCTCGCAACGCCGCCACCGCGTTGCCGCGCCCCCGCCGCCCCATCGGATGCCGGACGGTCAGGTCCCGCGCCACCCCGCCCCGCACGTCCGTCCTGCCCCCGCGCGTCAGCTCGCCCAGCCTGCGCACCGCCCATTCCGGATCGATGCCCCGCCGGAAGACCGGTGCCGCCATTCCCGAGGGAACCGGCACACCGTAGGCACGCGCGTCGTCCGCCCGCATCCGGGTCAGCATCGTGCCACGCACCTTGACGGTGTCGATTTCCTTGCCGAATTCGTCGAACGCCGTCAGCTCATGAATCACACCCGGCCTGCGCAGCGGATCGCCGGGGTCACCCCACTGGTGCGTCAGCTCGCCGTCCGCGTCCGCGACCAGCGTCGCGTTGGCACGCTCGACCGTGATGACATGCCGGACGACGACAGTGGTCTTGCCGCCGCCCGCGACGAACACATGGCCGTATCCTCCGCCCACCGCGTCCGCGAACGCCTCGCTGTCGGGCAGTTCGCCGAGATACCGGTGGATCCGCTCACGAACGGTCGCCTCGACCGCGATACCTGACTCGCCGAGCTTGCGGATGAGCTGACGCGCGGTCCGATGCCGCTCAGTCAGCTCCAGCAGCTCGGCTTTGGGAAAATCCGGCGTTCCCACCACCTCTGCTCGAACCGGCTCGCCCGGCTCGGTACCAGCGCCGGTCAGCGCGACCCTTGCCCGTGCGGCCTTGTCGCCGACGATCACCGGTTCACCGAACCGGTTCGTCTGCCTGTTTCGCTCGCTGAGCTCGAACTCGATGGCGGTCTCGGCGATGCCGTCCGCGAACTCGGGGTCGGTCAACCGCATCCGCACCCGGATCTCGCTGCCGTCGACGTCCCATACGTCGCCTCCCAGTCCGGCGAGCCGGTGGAACCGCTCCCGCACGCGCAGTTCGACCTCATCGGCGTCGAACCGGCCACCGAAGTGCTCGTTGAGCTGTTCGGCCAGTTCGGCGATGAGCGGAAGACGGAGCGGAGTTCCGGTCAGCAGCGCGGCCCGCTCGACCGGGCCGAGCAGGGGCTCCCGCACCTTCTTCGGCTCTGGGAGCAGCGGAAGCGTCGCCATCGCCGACAGTTCGGGATCCCTCACCGCGAAGGCCCTGCTCAGCCATTCCACGTCGGCGAAATCGCGCCGCTGCTGCTTGGTGTACCGGCCGTGGATGTAGAGGTCGGTCGCGATGGCCCGCAAGACGTCGACGTCGTGGCTCGACAGTTGATCCGGAACGCCAGCGCTGAGCAGCAACCCCGCGAACGCGGCGAGGTCGTCGGCGTTGCCGCTGTCGTAGCCGAACAACTCGGCGAGGTCGTGGAACTCGCCACGGGGTTCGGGTTTCCGGAGGAAGGCAGGGAGCAGCCTGGCCACCGGCCGCACCGTGGAGGCGACGCGCGACCTGGCAGCCTCGGCCTTGCGGTCCCGGCGCGACCGGAAATTCAGGCTTTCCGCGCTGATGTCAGCCGGCAACGTGAGCACGTGGTCTTGTCCGCGCAGCGCGGCGAGCTTGGTCGCCGCGCCGAACCTTTCGTCGCCGAACCGCTCGTACAGCCGGGGCAACTCGACCTCGTGCTTGGCGAGTTCATCGACGTCGACGTCGAGGGCACGCACGGCCCGCTGAAAACCATCGTCCTGCCGCTCCTCGGCGATACCACCGTCGGCGTCGAAGGTGAGCACGACGAACCGGGGAACGTAGATCCCCGCCCTGCCGTGGATGTCGGCCTTGTCCCGGCTGCTGACGTTGTAGGACACCACGAGCCTGCCGGGACCCCGGTCGATCTCGGGATGGGCGTGCGCGTTGTAGGTGAACACGTCGTCGCTGCCGTACGTGCCCTTCGCACCCGCCTCCGGCGTCGTGTACAGGTGCGCCGGACCGGTGAACGGGCCGAACGGCGTCCGCGCCACGTAGCCGACGATGTCCGGACTCGACGGTGTCCTCGTGTCGTGCGTGATCAGCAGATACGTATCGCCGACCCTGGTCACGCTGAACTCGTTGGCGACCCCCGGCATCACCCTCGCAGCGTCGGACTCGAAGATCGACCAGCGCCGGTCCTCGGTGTAGAACTCCCACTGCCCCGCGAGACTGTCATCGGCTACCCGCGCCACGCGCAGGTACTTCGTGTCACCGAGGTCTTCGACCCCGTACACGTACCGGTAACCGTCGTCCGTGTCGTGCAGAACCGCCGCCGTCCAGTCGACGCCGGTCACCGAAGGCAACTCGTACACCTGCGCGGGAGCGCTCAGGTCCCCGTCGCGATACCGGGCGACGACGTTGCGCCCCCGGTTCTCGTCCGCACCTCGCTCGCGATAGGTGACCTCCGGCGTCCCGTCATCCCTGCGATTGAGATCGCCAGGCCAGTACCACCTGCCGTCGTCGGGATGCGGCATCGGCTCGACGGGGATCTCGCCGTCCCTGCCGAGGACGGTCTCCAGCTCGCCGTCGGGAGGGATACGAACAAAAGCGTTGCGCAGGAACGGAATCGTCTCGCCGTCCACGACGGCCTGCAACCGGCTCCCGTTCTCGTCGACGGTGCCGAGGAAGGCGTCCGAAAAGGACATCAGGTAGGAGCCGTCCGGAGCCGCGATGCCGTACGTACTGCCGCCGCCCGTGAAGGTCTCCGGATCACCGTTGCCGATGTGCCTGGCGAACGCGTCCGTGAGTTGTTCGTCGACGTCGACGGACACGACCGAAAGAGTGGTGGCATCGCTGCCGTACCTGACTGCCACGGCATCGGCGACCTCCGCGAAACCGAACGGCTCCAGCGTGGTCCTGATGTCGGTGGCGACGTCGTCCCACCGCTCCCGCTGGACGGGGTCCTCGGCCAGCTCGAACAACGCCCGCCGGAGCGTCGCGACGACGTCCGGCCGCTCCTCCTCCGGTGTCGCGCGAAGCCGCTCCACCGCTGCGCTCAGCAGCACCTGATGCGGCTCGCCGTCACTGCGTGGCGCGCTCGCCGTCGCGGCCTCCGGCCCGTGGCCCTCGTCCTCGGCGACGGGGGGTTCCACGGGCGAGCGCCGGTCACCGATGACCGGAGGCGCCACCGGCGGCGGCGAGAGCAGTTGCGGCGGCGCCTGCTCCGCACGGGGTGTGCGGAAGACCCACGGTGTCGTGTCGGGGTCGCGGGAAAGCCCCGCCTTCCCCGCGAGAGCGACATAGTCGGAGAACACTTTGTCGATCAGCTTGTACGTCGAGGTGACGACGCCGTAGCCGATCTGGGCGCGAGCGGCGGCCATCGGGCCACCGTCCCACGCCACGAGGCTCCGCAGCTTTTCGTCGGCCTGCACCTCAAGCCGGTCGTACCAGCCGTCCGCGGCGACCGAGACGTAGGTCGCGGCGGCGGCGAGCCCCAGTGGCACCGCCAACTGATCGACCCCGTACGGCGCCGGTTTCAGCGAGTCCAGGACGATGCGCCGCACCGCCGAGGACGCCGCGCCTTCGCCGAGGTGGTACAAGGAGAGCGCGCGCAGCGGGGGGACGCCGGACGGGGCTTTGTGGTACGCCTCGACGAAACCACGGAGCAGCGAGAGCAGCTCCGGGTATCCGTTCGCCGCGTCGACCGGACTGAGCGAGACGATGCCCACCGAGTCGCCATCGTTGAATCGCAGGGTGGTCGGTTCTCCGGGAACCGCGGGAACGAACCGCACCTGAACCTCGTGCGGATACTTGCCGAACGCTTTGGCTCCGATACCGAGGGGGCCCCGCCGCGCGACGTTGTCGATGGTCAGTCGCACCTCCCGGGGTCCGGTCAGGTCGGCACGCAAGAGGTGGGGCAACTGGTCGACCAGCCCACCCGATTCGACCAGTTCCCGCCACTCCGTCAAGCTCTCCGGCAACGAACGGAACTCGGCGGGGTTCCACCCCCGGTACCACTCACGGTCGGTTTCCTCCGCGAACTCGGGGTACCGCTCGTGAAGAACGGCGGTCGCCGCGAGGAGGCGTTGCGCATCACCGACCAGGACGTCGAGATAGTCGTCCATCATGCGCGGCGTCGAGGTCATCGTGTCGACCGGCGCCAGGCTTCCCGTGATCGCCCCTTCCGCGTTCTCCCGATGGCTGAAGACCTCCGTGCCGGCTTCGACGGCGCGGAGTCCGACATCGATCGTGTCTCGGACCGCCGACACCCTCGCCTGTGTCCGAGCGGCTTCGGACACGGTCGGGTCCATACCGGGCCCGAGCAGGGAGTAGAGCGCGGTGGGCACTCCCCCCGCCCCTGCTTTGATCAGGCCCTCCAAAGCAAGCGGCCCCTTCCCCAGCGGGAGGATCGAGCCTTCTCTGTCGAGGATGTGATCCAGTTCCTCGGCGAGTCGCTCGGTTCGCCTTTCCGCCGTGGAGTACCGGGGAAGCGCCATTCGCAGCAGCCGCTCCTTGACCGCATACTGCTTGTGCACAGTGGACGGTGAGAAGTCGTCGGGGATTTCGGGGTCGTGACCGAGCTGGATGATGGCGGTGATCGTCGGCGAGTCCCGCCGTTTCCACGCGTTCCCCGGCCTACCGGTCTCGATGACGACCTGCCGCCTGCCGGTGTCCACACTCGTCTCGACGGAAGCCGAACGCACGTCGTGCCGGGTCCGCGCGTGCGCGACCAGATCCTTCGCCGCGGCCTCGATCAGGGTTGCGGGGTCGTCGTGCAGCCGGTTCTCGCCTCCGCCTCCGGCATCGGCCGGAAGGTGCGCCTCGACCTCGGTACGCATCCGCCTGACGACCTCGGCGGACGCGGCGAGCGTGCCCACCGCGTGATCGGCGTAGCGGTTCAGCGCGGTGGGGCCGTCGATCATCTCGTCCCCGAGCAGCACCTTGCGGGCACCGGCCCAGATCGTCTCGATGAGCTTTCTCGCCCGGATGTTCCGATATATGGCCACCGTCCCCGCGATCTGGGCCCCCAGAGCTCCGCCCACGGTCTGCATGACCAGACTC comes from the Prauserella marina genome and includes:
- a CDS encoding BTAD domain-containing putative transcriptional regulator yields the protein MTGPAGSLRRIDKLIQEFRRRAGMTQQQAAELAGVSLAGLRDLEQGRVAKPRVATLRRLATALALSADETDELIGLSLNTQIPGYDLWVQVLGPLSAQVAGAAVDPGSARRRMLLGLLALAPNEPVARDSLLEWLWDSEPPETAVALLQTDVSRLRRRLLPRKPDASANRLVIATQSGYQLTLGDQQLDLLAFRKLASAAAESRKQGDLVGACEQFKQAVNLWRGEPLTNLPALRVHPATVALGRERQALVLDYASTAGELGRHSEVLPFLRDVAESDPLHENIHAALMIALAGSGQQAAALSVFTDLRNRLATELGADPGHELAQAHQRVLRHDLTRSEQPATATRAHRQLPRDIADFTGRETELSVLQARAARNAEHHTATTIANIVGMAGVGKTRLAVRLAHQLLAAGKYGDQQLYVDLHGHAPQPPADPNTVLASFLHLLDVPGDQIPQDLDSRAALYRDRLHGKNALVLLDNAATAEQVLPLLPAGATHLVLVTSRRTLALDGTHTLPLDVLSPTDAKALLVQIVGPQRVNAEPTGARDVVELCGRLPLAVALVAHRLQARPAWRFEDLALRLHEASDRMSELAAGTRRVRAAFDLSYQALTTEAQTVFRLLGLHPGEDFTAASTAALAGHTPTHTRRVLDHLVDEHLVMVTNGDRYRLHDLLKDYARDLISAEDIGYRRKALRRLLRWFSHSAVAARARLLPDDPLLLPAWSEGAEHLPIFANEDAAFRWLEAESATLVSALPAALEHGLPGAAWRLSVALQAHFRFTSDRSVWLDVAKTGLAAARAAENKQGEGWTLNDLGVAYAETGDMDRAAELFAESIAIRTELGELQTLGRVLGNSAIVHAFKDEFATAISEFERAREIARDVGDVFFEIGVVNNLGETYQRAGRYDEAIAQFREGIAMSDKAGHTRNRALSLHGLGSALARLGHHSEAMEPLREAIDIHHRAKSRADEAETLQTLGNVLRELGDEAGAIGCWEQALTLLEQIAHSRAAEVRKLLDNAVLSA